In Pelmatolapia mariae isolate MD_Pm_ZW linkage group LG2, Pm_UMD_F_2, whole genome shotgun sequence, one DNA window encodes the following:
- the LOC134637817 gene encoding protocadherin gamma-A11-like encodes MELNIIAFQAWNIYFLLLLHVAHGDMSYSLPEEMKRGSVIGNIAKDLGMGTGALSSRRARIDADGTDKRYCDINMSNGELIVADRIDREGLCGEKASCILKHELVLENPLELHRISLHIQDINDNAPQFNEERINIEIRESAGRGARFVIEEAHDADVGQNSVQQYNLKKNENFILSVNGNTRELVLEKELDREKQQEMNLILTALDGGSPQRSGTLMIHVTVLDANDNAPVFSQAVYKASLPENSPLDTVVITVSATDADEGVNGDVTYDFGHVTEEVKKIFSIDRKVGDIRVIGFVDYETTISFEIRVKAKDGLGLLSYAKIMISITDVNDNAPVVNLKSLTNPIPENTPPGTEVGIINVQDRDSENNRQVRCSIQQGVPFQLVPSIKNYYSLVTTGQLDRELVSDYNITITATDEGSPPLSSSKSVQLSVADINDNPPVFEEQSYSASMSENNKPGSTLCSVSARDPDWRQNGTVVYSLLAGEVNGAPVSSYLSVNGDTGVIHAVRSFDYEQFRSFKVHVMARDNGSPPLSSNVTVSLFISDVNDNSPQILYPSPEGNSFMTELVPKAAHGGSLVSKVIAVDADSGQNAWLSYQIVKSTDPGLFTIGVHSGEIRTQRDISESDSMKQNLVVAVKDNGQPSLSATCSMYLLISDNLAEVPELKDLSYNESNSKLTSYLIIALVSVSTFFLTFIIIILGLRFCRRRKPRLLFDGAVAIPSGYLPPNYADVDGTGTLRSTYNYDAYLTTGSRTSDFKFVTSYNDNTLPADQTLKKSPSDFADVFGDLDGCSEVWPLRNKQVMF; translated from the coding sequence ATGGAATTGAATATTATCGCGTTTCAGGCTTGGAACATTTATTTCCTCCTTCTGCTGCATGTCGCTCATGGAGACATGAGCTATTCTTTACCAGAGGAAATGAAGCGAGGATCCGTTATTGGAAATATAGCCAAAGACCTCGGGATGGGAACGGGCGCGCTGTCCAGCAGGAGAGCCCGCATCGACGCCGACGGTACCGACAAACGTTACTGTGACATAAACATGAGTAACGGAGAGCTGATTGTTGCAGACAGGATTGACCGCGAGGGGCTTTGTGGAGAAAAGGCTTCGTGCATCCTAAAACACGAGCTTGTGCTGGAGAATCCGCTCGAACTTCATCGTATCAGCCTTCACATTCAAGATATCAATGACAACGCACCGCAATTCAACGAAGAACGGATTAATATAGAAATTCGAGAATCCGCTGGCAGAGGAGCTCGTTTTGTGATAGAAGAAGCGCACGATGCGGATGTGGGGCAAAATTCAGTGCAGCAGTACAAccttaaaaagaatgaaaattttattttgtctgtAAACGGAAACACCAGAGAACTCGTTCTTGAAAAAGAGCTTGATCgtgaaaaacaacaggaaatgaaTTTAATTCTCACAGCTTTGGATGGTGGATCTCCTCAGAGATCAGGTACATTAATGATACACGTCACTGTGCTGGATGCTAATGATAACGCCCCAGTGTTCAGCCAGGCCGTTTATAAAGCCAGCCTGCCTGAAAACTCTCCTTTAGACACTGTGGTGATTACAGTGAGCGCAACCGATGCAGATGAGGGAGTTAATGGAGATGTGACGTATGACTTTGGACATGTTACTGAAGAAGTGAAGAAGATATTTAGCATTGATCGTAAAGTAGGTGACATAAGAGTAATTGGTTTTGTTGACTATGAAACTACTATATCATTTGAAATACGCGTCAAAGCAAAAGATGGGCTGGGGCTGTTATCCTACGCTAAAATTATGATTTCTATCACTGATGTGAATGACAACGCCCCTGTAGTTAATCTGAAGTCACTGACCAATCCGATACCAGAGAACACCCCACCTGGTACAGAGGTGGGCATCATTAACGTGCAGGACAGAGACTCTGAGAATAACCGACAGGTCCGCTGCTCCATCCAGCAGGGTGTCCCCTTTCAGTTGGTTCCTTCTATTAAAAACTATTATTCTCTGGTCACCACAGGACAACTGGACCGTGAACTAGTGTCTGATTACAACATTACAATCACTGCCACTGACGAGGGCTCTCCACCTCTGTCCTCTTCTAAAAGTGTTCAGTTATCTGTAGCTGACATCAACGACAACCCACCTGTGTTTGAGGAACAGTCGTACAGCGCATCTATGAGTGAGAATAACAAACCGGGCTCCACTTTATGCTCCGTTAGTGCTCGAGACCCTGACTGGAGACAGAACGGTACAGTGGTTTATTCTCTGTTAGCTGGTGAGGTGAACGGTGCCCCGGTGTCCTCTTATCTGTCTGTGAACGGAGACACGGGTGTGATTCACGCTGTGAGGTCGTTTGATTATGAACAGTTCAGGAGTTTTAAAGTCCACGTGATGGCCAGAGACAAcggctctcctcctctcagcagCAACGTGACCGTGAGTTTGTTCATCTCAGATGTGAATGACAACTCTCCTCAGATCCTGTACCCCTCCCCTGAGGGCAACTCCTTCATGACCGAGCTGGTCCCCAAAGCTGCACACGGAGGCTCTCTGGTGTCCAAAGTGATCGCGGTGGACGCGGACTCCGGACAGAATGCTTGGCTGTCCTATCAAATAGTCAAATCCACTGATCCGGGACTTTTTACCATTGGTGTCCACAGCGGAGAGATCAGGACACAGCGGGACATTTCTGAATCTGACAGCATGAAACAAAACCTTGTAGTGGCTGTGAAAGATAACGGACAGCCCTCTCTGTCTGCCACCTGTTCCATGTATTTACTTATTTCTGATAACTTGGCTGAGGTGCCAGAACTGAAGGATCTGTCTTATAATGAGAGCAATTCCAAACTGACCTCTTATCTGATCATCGCGCTGGTGTCTGTGTCCACCTTTTTCCTGacttttatcatcatcatcctggGTTTGAGGTTTTGTCGCAGGAGAAAGCCCAGATTGTTGTTTGATGGAGCAGTTGCCATCCCCAGCGGTTATCTTCCTCCTAATTACGCAGATGTTGATGGCACAGGAACTTTACGCAGCACTTATAATTACGACGCATACCTGACCACAGGTTCTAGAACCAGTGACTTTAAGTTTGTGACATCATACAATGACAACACGCTGCCTGCTGACCAGACTCTGAAGAAAAGTCCATCAGACTTTGCTGATGTCTTTGGAGACCTGGACGGGTGCTCAGAGGTATGGCCCCTTCGCAATAAGCAAGTCATGTTTTAA